TGTTCATTGTATCTTCTGTTGCATTTGTTCAGGATGGCCATTATTTTTTTCTGTAACAGACTCTTCGCTCGAAAAAACTGTGACCGTGAGGCCGCTTCGTTGATGCCCAGCATCGCTGCTATCTCCCGGTGCGACATCTCCTCGAAGATGAAGAGATTGAAAACGGTCCTGTATCCGGGAGGAAGATCACGAATCATTCCCATCACCTCCTCACGGGGAATATCCCCTATGTCGAGCAGATCATCTTCATCGATCATCACTTCTTCTTCTTTTTTAAGCGAACCATACGCTTCCATAAAGCGGTTTTTCTGCTTCTCTTTCCTGTAATTCTCCAGTGCCAGATTGACAAATATCCGCCTGAGCCAGCCTTCAAAAGAACCATTACCCCTGAACGAGCCGATTTGTGTGAAAGCGCGGATGAATCCGTCGTGCAACAGGTCGCGTGCTGTCTCCTCTTCCTTGCTGTAACGCAGACAGACTGTCATCATCACGGGGGCATACCGTTCGTATAACACCTTCTGGGCATTACGGTCCTGTTTCTTACACGCTATTATCAGTTGCGAATCATCCATTCTAATCGCACGTTCAAATGATAGACGGGATTGAAAACAAAAAGCTGCGTGGGCAGGGTTCCTATTTTGGGTTTTTATTGATTTTTAAGAAATAAAATTTTCCCTCCACCTTGCTGCTGAATCAATACCAACCATCAAAAATAGTACCCTCTAAAATAGAATCCAAGTGAAATTGATTAAGAATATCAAATTAATTTTTGTGAAGTATCTCTTTTTTCCCTAATTTTGAGCTATGAATCAATAAAATTACACTTTATGAAGGATTTTCTAAAAATCATGCTGGCATCAGCATTGGGATTTGTCATCGCAAACATCATCCTCTCCCTGATTGCCATGATCTTTTTCTTCGGAATGATGGGCTCGCTTGCCGGTTCCTTCACCTCTGAAAAATATGTACTGGAAGAGAATTCCATGCTCAACCTGCAGCTCAACGGTCCAATCAACGAGCGAGTGGCTGAAATGGATCCCTTCACGGAGCTGTTGGCTCCCGAAGGCACCACTGCAATGGGATTGAATGACATTGTGAGTGCCATCCGCAAGGCGAAAAGCAACGACATGATCAAGGGCATCTACATCGATTCACGATCGATGTCTGCCTCCATGGCTACACTGGAAGAAATACGCGACGAACTGATGAGCTTCAAGGAGAGCGGTAAGTTTGTCGTGGCTTATGCTGACACCTACACTCAAAACGGATATTACCTGGCATCCATGGCCGACAAGGTGGCCATCAACCCACAGGGAAACCTCGACCTGCACGGACTGGCTTCCGTCCCGATGTTCTTCAAGGATGCCCTCGACAAGCTGGGCATCGAGATGCAGATCTTCAAGGTAGGCACCTACAAATCGGCTGTCGAACCCTTCACTCAGAACGAGATGAGCGATGCCAACCGGGAGCAGGTCTCCTCCTACCTGAACGATGCCTGGAGCTTCCTCCGCGCCGACATCGCCGAGGCACGCTCCATGACGGCGGATGAAGTGGACGCTCTTGCCAATCAGATGCCTTTGGTGCAACCCACAGAGTTCCTGCTGGAGGCCAACCTGGTTGACACCCTCCTCTACGAGACGGAGATGAAAGAATACCTGCGCACACTGCTCAGTCTGGAAGAGGGCAAGGAGATCCCCTCCGCCACTGTCTCCAACATGAAATCGGTCACCACCAAGACGGTGAAGAAGACCGACAACACCATCGGCATTCTTTATGCCCAGGGCAATATTGTCTCCGGTACAGGAGCGGCCAACATCCAGGACAAGTACATGGTCGATCAGATCGAGAAGCTGCGCAAGGATGAAGACATCAAGGCGGTCGTTTTCCGCATCAACTCGGGTGGCGGCAGCGCCTACGCCTCAGAACAGATATGGAAGGCAATCAGCGACCTGAAAAAAGAGAAACCAGTGGTGGTCTCAATGGGTGATGTGGCTGCATCGGGCGGTTATTACATCGCCTGCAATGCCAACAGCATTGTGGCGCAACCCACCACCCTCACCGGCTCCATCGGCATCTTCGGCATGATCCCCAACATTGAGGGAACTGCAGAAAAGGTGGGCATCTCTACCGACGTGGTGAAAACAAATGAGTTTGGCGATTTCGGCAACATCACCCGTCCTTTCAATGAACAGGAGAAACAGCTGATGCAGAATATGATTGAAAGAGGTTACGACCTTTTCCTCACCCGCTGCGCCGAGGGACGCAACATGCCCAAGGACAGCCTGGCACGCTATGCCGAAGGACGGGTGTGGACCGGCAACCAGGCAAAGGAGATCGGGCTGGTGGATGAACTGGGTGGCATTGAACGGGCCATCGAGATCGCCGCCGAGATGGCCAACCTGGGCAAGAGCTACGTGGTGTTCGAATATCCCAAGATGCGTACCATGATAGAAGAACTGCTGGATCGCTCTACCGAGGACCTGGCCGCACGTACCGTCAAGGAGTACCTGGGTGAGAGCTTCGAATTGTTTATGCTCCTCCGTGACATCCGCGAGCAGGATTACATACAGGCGCGCCTCCCCTACGAACTGAACATCCGCTGACCTGCATGGATATGCCCCCCGTACATACGCGCAAATCATTGCAACCATTGGCTTGGCTGTACGGCGTTGGTGTGAATTTCCGCAACTTTCTCTTCAACAAAAATATCCTCAAAAAAAGAAGCTTCCCCATTCCGGTCATCTGCGTGGGTAACCTCACGGTGGGAGGCACAGGGAAGACGCCTCACATCGAGTATCTGATAAGGCTGCTCGCACCGAAGTACCGCGTGGCGGTGCTCAGCAGGGGA
This genomic window from Dysgonomonadaceae bacterium zrk40 contains:
- a CDS encoding RNA polymerase sigma factor, with amino-acid sequence MDDSQLIIACKKQDRNAQKVLYERYAPVMMTVCLRYSKEEETARDLLHDGFIRAFTQIGSFRGNGSFEGWLRRIFVNLALENYRKEKQKNRFMEAYGSLKKEEEVMIDEDDLLDIGDIPREEVMGMIRDLPPGYRTVFNLFIFEEMSHREIAAMLGINEAASRSQFFRAKSLLQKKIMAILNKCNRRYNEQR
- the sppA gene encoding signal peptide peptidase SppA codes for the protein MKDFLKIMLASALGFVIANIILSLIAMIFFFGMMGSLAGSFTSEKYVLEENSMLNLQLNGPINERVAEMDPFTELLAPEGTTAMGLNDIVSAIRKAKSNDMIKGIYIDSRSMSASMATLEEIRDELMSFKESGKFVVAYADTYTQNGYYLASMADKVAINPQGNLDLHGLASVPMFFKDALDKLGIEMQIFKVGTYKSAVEPFTQNEMSDANREQVSSYLNDAWSFLRADIAEARSMTADEVDALANQMPLVQPTEFLLEANLVDTLLYETEMKEYLRTLLSLEEGKEIPSATVSNMKSVTTKTVKKTDNTIGILYAQGNIVSGTGAANIQDKYMVDQIEKLRKDEDIKAVVFRINSGGGSAYASEQIWKAISDLKKEKPVVVSMGDVAASGGYYIACNANSIVAQPTTLTGSIGIFGMIPNIEGTAEKVGISTDVVKTNEFGDFGNITRPFNEQEKQLMQNMIERGYDLFLTRCAEGRNMPKDSLARYAEGRVWTGNQAKEIGLVDELGGIERAIEIAAEMANLGKSYVVFEYPKMRTMIEELLDRSTEDLAARTVKEYLGESFELFMLLRDIREQDYIQARLPYELNIR